Genomic window (Streptomyces sp. NBC_00078):
CGTCACCAGCGCCAACGTGGCCTGTGGCTTCCACGCCGGGGACGCGGCCACCATGCGGCGGGTGTGCGAGCTCGCGGCCGAGCGCGGCGTCCGGATCGGCGCCCAGGTCTCCTACCGGGACCTGGCCGGATTCGGGCGGCGCGCGATGGACGTGCCGCCCGCGGAACTCGCGGCCGAAGTGGCGTACCAGATCGGTGCGCTGGAGGTCTTCGCACGCGCCGCGGGTACGCGCGTGTCGTACGTCAAGCCGCATGGCGCGCTCTACAACCGCGTCGTGCACGACGAGGAGCAGGCCGGCGCCGTCGTGGACGGCGTGCGGCTCGCCGACGCCACGCTGCCCGTCCTCGGCCTGCCCGCCTCGCGCCTGCTGGAGCTCGCCGGGGAGGCGGGCCTCCCTGTCGTCACTGAGGCTTTCGCGGACCGCGCGTACACCCCTCAGGGCACCCTCGTGCCGCGCGGCCACGACGGTGCCCTGGTCACCGACCCGGAGGCGGTGGTGGAACGCTCCCTGGGCCTGGCCCGCTTCGGTACGGTCACCTCCCACTCCGGTGCGCGGGTCGACGTACGCGCGCGTTCCCTGTGCCTGCACGGGGACACGCCGGGTGCCGTGGAGCTGGCCCGGCGGGTCCGGGAACGCCTGCAGGAGGCCGGTGTCCGGGTGGAGGCCTTCGTATGAGGGTGCTGCCCGTCGGAGACGGTGCCCTGCTCGTCGAGGTGTCCTCCGGTGACGAGGCCCGGGCGCTGCACGCGGAGTTGCTGCGCCGCCGCGCGGAGGGCCTCCTCATGGTGCGCGAGATCGTTCCCGCGGCGCGCACCGTCCTGCTCGACGGACTCGACGACCCGGTCGGTCTTGCTTCCGAACTGACCTCCGCCGAAGTGCCCGTCGCGGCCCGCAGCGAACAGGACACCGTGGACATCCCGGTGCGCTACGACGGTCCCGACCTGGCCGATGTCGCCGCCCACTGGGGTGTCCGCGAAGAGGACGTGGCCCGTATCCACGCGGCCACCGAATTCAGCGTC
Coding sequences:
- the pxpA gene encoding LamB/YcsF family protein, with protein sequence MTSIDLNADLGEGFGRWRLTDDEQLLSVVTSANVACGFHAGDAATMRRVCELAAERGVRIGAQVSYRDLAGFGRRAMDVPPAELAAEVAYQIGALEVFARAAGTRVSYVKPHGALYNRVVHDEEQAGAVVDGVRLADATLPVLGLPASRLLELAGEAGLPVVTEAFADRAYTPQGTLVPRGHDGALVTDPEAVVERSLGLARFGTVTSHSGARVDVRARSLCLHGDTPGAVELARRVRERLQEAGVRVEAFV
- the pxpB gene encoding 5-oxoprolinase subunit PxpB, with the protein product MRVLPVGDGALLVEVSSGDEARALHAELLRRRAEGLLMVREIVPAARTVLLDGLDDPVGLASELTSAEVPVAARSEQDTVDIPVRYDGPDLADVAAHWGVREEDVARIHAATEFSVAFCGFAPGFGYLTGLPPRYDVPRRATPRTSVPAGSVALAGPYTGVYPRSSPGGWQLIGRTDTVLWDHARVPAALLSPGTRVRFVPVECS